The following are from one region of the Cyclopterus lumpus isolate fCycLum1 chromosome 21, fCycLum1.pri, whole genome shotgun sequence genome:
- the pou3f3a gene encoding POU domain, class 3, transcription factor 3-A, producing the protein MLWGMATATSSPYLASSRILSGPVLHSDRRVGMQPGNTAVTTVSTGYRGDPAVKMVQSDFMQGAMVASNGGHMLSHAHQWVTSLPHAAAAAAAAAVSAAEAGSPWSPSSQPQDVKRGREDLHTGTALHHRSPHLGPHQAHPGSWGGTSAAHISITEGQQQQQQQQQQQQQQQQQSLIYSQTGGFTVNGMLSSHVGQSLMHQGLVRAESPELDHGNHHHHHHHHNHHTHHHQHHGANHEPHSDEDTPTSDDLEHFAKQFKQRRIKLGFTQADVGLALGTLYGNVFSQTTICRFEALQLSFKNMCKLKPLLNRWLEEADSTTGSPTSIDKIATQGRKRKKRTSIEVSVKGALESHFLKCPKPSAQEITSLADTLQLEKEVVRVWFCNRRQKEKRMTPPGLPRTPEDAYSQVGSMGPDTPSPSIDCKRMYSDT; encoded by the coding sequence ATGCTTTGGGGGATGGCAACAGCAACATCAAGTCCATACCTAGCCAGCAGTAGGATTTTATCCGGCCCCGTCCTTCACTCTGATCGGAGGGTTGGAATGCAGCCGGGCAACACCGCTGTGACCACGGTGTCGACTGGGTACAGAGGGGATCCTGCAGTAAAGATGGTGCAAAGTGACTTCATGCAGGGGGCTATGGTGGCGAGCAATGGGGGCCACATGCTAAGCCATGCCCACCAGTGGGTGACATCGTTGCCTCACGCAGCAGCCGCGGCAGCCGCAGCCGCAGTGTCGGCTGCCGAGGCCGGCTCTCCGTGGTCCCCCAGCTCCCAGCCGCAGGAcgtgaagagagggagagaggacctCCACACAGGCACCGCTCTGCACCACAGGTCCCCACATCTGGGACCCCATCAGGCGCACCCGGGAAGTTGGGGAGGCACCTCCGCGGCGCACATCAGCATCACCgaggggcagcagcagcagcaacagcaacaacaacagcagcaacagcagcaacaacagtcTCTCATTTACTCTCAGACCGGAGGGTTTACAGTCAACGGGATGCTGAGCTCGCACGTGGGGCAGAGCCTCATGCACCAGGGGCTGGTGCGCGCGGAGTCCCCGGAGTTGGACCACGGaaaccaccatcatcaccatcaccaccataaCCACCACACTCACCATCACCAGCATCACGGGGCGAACCACGAACCGCACTCGGACGAGGACACCCCGACGTCCGACGACTTGGAGCATTTCGCCAAACAGTTCAAACAGCGGCGGATCAAGCTGGGTTTCACCCAGGCAGACGTGGGCTTAGCTTTGGGCACCCTGTACGGCAACGTGTTCTCTCAGACCACCATCTGCAGGTTCGAAGCGCTTCAGCTGAGCTTTAAGAACATGTGCAAGCTGAAGCCTCTGTTGAACAGATGGCTAGAGGAGGCCGACTCCACCACCGGGAGCCCGACCAGCATCGATAAGATAGCCACCCagggcaggaagaggaaaaagcgCACGTCCATCGAGGTGAGCGTAAAAGGCGCGTTGGAAAGCCACTTCCTCAAGTGTCCCAAACCATCCGCGCAGGAGATCACCTCTCTGGCGGACACTCtgcagctggagaaggaggtcGTCAGGGTCTGGTTCTGCAACCGCAGGCAGAAAGAGAAGCGCATGACGCCGCCAGGACTGCCTCGCACCCCGGAGGACGCGTATTCACAGGTGGGCAGCATGGGTCCGGACACACCGTCACCCTCCATAGACTGCAAGAGGATGTACAGCGACACGTGA
- the gpr45 gene encoding probable G-protein coupled receptor 45, whose product MALYNESLLEEECGFMGPDAAEEAAESLPLDAATPLISVTLRVTLAAIMIFMITIGFLGNAIVCLIVYQKPAMRSAINLLLATLAFSDIMLSLLCMPFTAVTVATADWSFGSGFCRASIMLYWLFVLEGVSILLIISVDRFLIIVQRQDQLTPHRAKLLIAGSWVLSLCVSLPSVVGWRTGAASIGGAWAPQCVLGYSDSLADRGYTVLLAVAVFFVPFAVMLYSYMCILNTVRRNTLRIHNHTSEHSCLPALNQVSKMTLTGLQRPPQIKVDMSFKTRAFTTILILFVGFSVCWLPHTVVSLLAVFSRRFYYSSVFYPVSIGALWLSYLKTVFNPVIYCWRIRKFREACQEFIPKSCRLCPRVPGRSRRRVRPSNIYVCSEIQSAV is encoded by the coding sequence ATGGCTTTGTATAATGAAagcctgctggaggaggagtgCGGCTTCATGGGGCCGGACGCGGCAGAAGAGGCAGCGGAAAGTCTCCCGTTGGATGCTGCGACTCCCCTCATATCAGTCACTCTGCGTGTGACCCTGGCAGCCATAATGATCTTCATGATCACCATCGGTTTCCTCGGCAACGCCATCGTGTGTCTGATCGTTTACCAGAAACCCGCCATGCGTTCCGCCATCAATCTCCTCCTCGCCACGTTGGCCTTTTCGGACATCATGCTCTCCCTGCTCTGCATGCCCTTCACCGCAGTCACCGTGGCCACGGCCGACTGGAGCTTCGGAAGCGGGTTCTGCCGAGCGTCCATCATGCTCTACTGGCTGTTCGTCCTGGAGGGTGTGTCCATCCTCCTCATAATCAGCGTGGACCGCTTCCTCATCATCGTGCAGCGGCAGGACCAGTTGACCCCGCACAGAGCGAAACTGTTGATCGCAGGTTCGTGGGTGCTGAGCCTGTGCGTGTCTCTGCCGTCCGTCGTCGGCTGGAGGACGGGCGCGGCGAGCATCGGGGGCGCCTGGGCGCCGCAGTGCGTGCTGGGTTACAGCGATTCTCTGGCAGACCGCGGGTACACGGTGCTGTTGGCGGTCGCGGTGTTCTTTGTGCCGTTTGCCGTCATGCTGTACTCTTACATGTGCATCCTCAACACTGTGCGCCGCAACACCCTGCGCATCCACAACCACACCAGTGAGCATTCCTGCCTGCCGGCCCTCAACCAAGTCAGCAAAATGACACTCACGGGCCTGCAGCGGCCTCCTCAGATCAAGGTGGACATGAGCTTCAAGACCCGGGCCTTCACgaccatcctcatcctctttgTGGGTTTCTCCGTGTGCTGGCTGCCGCACACGGTGGTCAGCTTGCTGGCCGTGTTCAGCCGGCGGTTCTACTACAGCTCCGTCTTCTACCCGGTCAGCATCGGAGCCCTGTGGCTCAGCTACCTGAAGACGGTCTTCAACCCCGTCATCTACTGCTGGAGGATCAGGAAATTCCGGGAGGCCTGTCAGGAGTTCATTCCCAAGAGCTGCAGACTGTGTCCCAGAGTGCCGGGCAGGAGCCGCAGGAGAGTGAGACCCAGCAACATCTACGTGTGCAGCGAGATTCAGTCGGCGGTGTGA
- the c21h2orf49 gene encoding ashwin has translation MAASTEQGEKPVRISDVDVLLHPELLSHEFMRLILREKHVGTGECESRDRLTELYLRHVIPRPQRTLPDSRWGKRMEKIRGRRHTPAGHGPDSSGNNHNRKRPLIVFDGSSSGPLKVKKPEGATLSTGTTDRLKPPPAANLPCKLSGNASSSSSSSSSIICSSDAANLKREAIGSDVTESPEVKKKIHHVTWP, from the exons ATGGCGGCTTCCACGGAACAGGGTGAAAAACCCGTCCGTATCTCGGATGTGGATGTACTGCTGCACCCCGAGCTGCTGTCTCACGAGTTCATGCGGCTAATCTTACGCGAG AAACACGTCGGTACCGGAGAATGTGAAAGTCGGGACCGGCTCACGGAGCTCTACCTGCGGCACGTCATCCCGCGGCCGCAGAGGACGTTACCCGACAGCCGCTGGGGAAAGAGGATGGAGAAGATCCGGGGGAGGAGGCACACACCGGCCGGTCACGGGCCCGACAG TTCCGGTAACAACCACAATAGGAAAAGGCCTCTGATTGTGTTTGATGGCAGTTCCTCTGGCCCactaaaagtaaagaaaccagAAGGCGCCACCTTGTCAACGGGAACCACTGACAGGTTAaaacctcctcctgctgcaaACCTGCCCTGCAAGCTATCTGGAAAtgcatcttcctcctcttcctcatcctcatccattATTTGCAGCAGTGACGCAGCAAACCTCAAACGGGAAGCGATCGGCTCG GATGTAACGGAGTCTCCAGAGGTGAAGAAAAAGATCCATCATGTGACATGGCCCTGA
- the fhl2a gene encoding four and a half LIM domains protein 2a has product MTERYDCHYCKESLFGKKYVLREENPYCVKCYESLYSNTCEECKKPIGCNTRDLSYKDRHWHEECFQCFQCKRSLVDKPFSTKDEKLLCTECYSNEYSSKCHECKKTIMPGSRKMEHKGNSWHETCFTCQRCQQPIGTKSFIPKDNNSFCVPCYEKQFAMQCVHCKKPITTGGVTYRDQPWHKDCFLCTSCKQQLSGQRFTSRDDFAYCLNCFCNLYAKKCASCTTPISGLGGSKYISFEERQWHNDCFNCKKCSVSLVGRGFLTERDDILCPECGKDI; this is encoded by the exons ATGACGGAGCGCTACGACTGCCACTACTGCAAAGAGTCCCTTTTTGGGAAGAAGTATGTCCTGAGAGAGGAGAATCCCTACTGTGTGAAATGCTATGAGAGCCTGTACTCCAACACCTGTGAGGAGTGCAAGAAGCCCATTGGCTGTAACACCAGG GACCTGTCTTACAAGGACCGCCACTGGCACGAGGAGTGTTTCCAGTGTTTCCAGTGCAAGCGTTCGCTTGTGGACAAGCCTTTCTCCACCAAAGATGAGAAGCTCCTCTGCACTGAGTGCTACTCCAATGAGTATTCCTCCAAGTGCCACGAGTGCAAGAAAACCATCATGCCAG GCTCCAGGAAGATGGAGCACAAGGGGAACAGCTGGCACGAGACCTGCTTCACCTGCCAGAGATGCCAGCAGCCCATCGGCACCAAGAGCTTCATCCCCAAGGACAACAACAGCTTCTGTGTGCCTTGCTACGAGAAGCAGTTCGCCATGCAGTGTGTGCACTGCAAGAAG CCCATCACCACGGGCGGGGTGACCTACCGTGACCAGCCCTGGCACAAGGACTGCTTCCTGTGCACCAGCTGCAAGCAGCAGCTGTCCGGCCAGAGGTTTACCTCTCGAGACGACTTCGCCTATTGTCTCAACTGCTTCTGCAACCTGTATGCCAAGAAGTGTGCCTCCTGCACCACCCCCATTAGCG GCCTCGGAGGCAGCAAGTACATTTCCTTTGAGGAGCGCCAGTGGCACAACGACTGCTTCAACTGTAAGAAGTGCTCCGTGTCCCTGGTCGGCCGCGGCTTCCTCACCGAGCGCGACGACATCCTGTGCCCAGAGTGTGGCAAGGACATCTGA